Proteins from one Desulfonema limicola genomic window:
- the yidD gene encoding membrane protein insertion efficiency factor YidD: MKQTIISYHLPVVRRFAALVIFLLLPVFLNGCTSTALAPVNFFKNYISNADGNRCPMHPSCAAYSAEAIKKHGPLLGWIMTFDRLMRCGRDEISISSTIKINNNYYCNDPVSNNDFWWYDLNQDGQDVIVKDGQDK, translated from the coding sequence GTGAAACAGACCATTATCAGTTATCACTTGCCAGTTGTCAGGAGATTTGCTGCTCTTGTTATTTTTTTGCTTTTGCCTGTTTTTTTAAACGGATGCACTTCAACTGCCCTTGCCCCAGTCAATTTTTTCAAGAATTATATCTCAAATGCAGACGGAAACCGCTGCCCCATGCACCCAAGCTGTGCTGCATATTCTGCTGAAGCAATAAAAAAACACGGGCCTTTACTGGGCTGGATTATGACCTTTGACAGACTTATGCGCTGCGGCAGAGATGAAATATCCATATCCAGCACAATAAAGATAAATAACAATTATTATTGTAATGACCCGGTTTCCAATAATGACTTCTGGTGGTATGATTTAAATCAGGATGGCCAGGATGTTATAGTAAAGGATGGTCAGGATAAATAG
- the gspD gene encoding type II secretion system secretin GspD has protein sequence MKSYCNTQKNILCICCLIIVLILSFSLCHAQSNGKADRYVSIDFNDVDISVFIKFISELTEKNFVVDQRVKGKVTIISPSKISVEEAYKVFESVLEVHGFATVQAGEIIKIIPSPDARSKNIETLIRQESLSPGDKLVTQLIPLRYADPNEIKRLFAPMVSRNSVILSYMPTNMLIITDVYSNIKRLLKILKTIDVVGVGQEISVVSLENADAAKMVQLLGSVFQAKTARVPQKTPASANRPQFVADERTNTVVILASEDETVKIKELIKRLDRDIPKGKEKIHVYYLENATAEELAKTLQSLSTKQPAASKTPGKKESPIVSDSVQITADKATNSLIIMAEKEEYLVIEDIIKKLDIPRSMVYIECLIMEVDVNKGFNLGMEWIAGGKTSYGSDKDAWVGGGWSGGGDTAYSNLSGIASAAALGGSMLLPQGFSLGVFGETIEIGGVKFQNVGAVAQAFKKDASTHILSTPQLLTTDNEEAVVTVGKNIPYQTKTGTTSTSESYNTYEYKDVGISLKVTPQISKDRMIRLAIEMESTKLDQAASASTDERPTTLKRTVNTTVIINDKNTIVIGGLIDDSFSESENKIPCLGDIPGLGWLFKSLSRGREKTDLYVFLTPHVIENADEASTLYQKKKGEIDSLDNDEKGIKLYKKNDDDLMPSLPDFIE, from the coding sequence ATGAAATCATACTGCAATACACAAAAAAATATTCTTTGTATCTGCTGCTTAATAATTGTTTTGATTCTGTCTTTTTCTTTATGTCATGCCCAGTCAAACGGAAAGGCCGACAGATATGTATCAATTGATTTTAATGACGTGGATATCAGTGTTTTTATAAAATTTATCAGTGAACTGACTGAAAAGAATTTTGTCGTTGACCAGCGGGTTAAAGGAAAGGTTACTATAATATCTCCATCAAAGATTTCAGTTGAAGAAGCATACAAGGTATTTGAATCTGTTCTTGAGGTTCACGGGTTTGCGACTGTTCAGGCAGGAGAAATCATTAAAATCATTCCTTCCCCTGATGCACGCAGCAAAAATATTGAAACCCTTATAAGGCAGGAGTCCTTGTCTCCCGGGGATAAGCTTGTTACCCAGCTTATTCCCCTGAGATATGCAGATCCTAATGAAATAAAAAGACTTTTTGCTCCAATGGTTTCCAGAAACAGTGTAATACTCTCATACATGCCAACAAATATGCTTATTATAACTGATGTTTATTCAAATATAAAGCGTCTGCTCAAGATACTTAAAACCATTGATGTTGTTGGTGTTGGTCAGGAAATATCTGTGGTTTCCCTTGAAAATGCAGATGCAGCAAAAATGGTGCAGCTTTTAGGATCAGTATTTCAGGCAAAGACTGCAAGAGTTCCCCAGAAAACACCTGCTTCAGCAAACAGACCCCAATTTGTAGCAGATGAACGAACCAATACTGTTGTTATTCTTGCAAGTGAAGATGAAACTGTTAAAATAAAGGAATTGATAAAACGGCTTGACAGAGATATTCCAAAAGGCAAAGAAAAAATTCATGTATATTATCTTGAAAATGCCACTGCAGAAGAACTGGCAAAAACCCTCCAGTCCCTTTCCACTAAACAGCCTGCAGCATCCAAAACACCTGGAAAAAAAGAAAGTCCCATTGTTTCAGACAGTGTTCAGATTACTGCTGATAAAGCAACTAACAGCCTTATAATAATGGCTGAAAAAGAAGAATACCTGGTCATAGAAGATATTATCAAGAAACTGGATATTCCCAGATCCATGGTCTATATTGAATGCCTTATAATGGAAGTGGATGTAAACAAAGGCTTTAATTTGGGAATGGAATGGATTGCAGGGGGAAAAACCAGCTACGGCAGTGATAAAGACGCATGGGTCGGCGGAGGCTGGTCTGGAGGAGGAGATACTGCATATTCAAATCTTTCAGGTATTGCGTCTGCTGCGGCTCTTGGAGGCTCAATGCTTCTTCCCCAGGGTTTTTCCCTGGGAGTATTTGGGGAAACCATAGAAATCGGAGGGGTTAAATTCCAGAATGTAGGAGCTGTTGCCCAGGCATTTAAAAAGGATGCAAGCACCCATATTCTTTCAACACCTCAGCTGCTGACCACTGACAATGAAGAAGCTGTTGTTACAGTGGGAAAAAATATACCCTACCAGACCAAAACAGGAACAACATCTACATCAGAATCCTATAATACCTATGAATATAAGGATGTGGGCATAAGTCTTAAAGTAACACCCCAGATCAGCAAGGACAGAATGATCCGCCTGGCTATTGAAATGGAAAGCACTAAACTGGATCAGGCAGCCAGTGCAAGTACTGATGAAAGACCCACAACATTGAAACGTACAGTAAATACAACAGTTATAATCAATGATAAAAATACCATTGTTATCGGGGGCCTTATTGATGACAGTTTTTCTGAATCAGAAAATAAAATCCCCTGCCTCGGCGATATTCCAGGGCTGGGCTGGCTTTTTAAATCCCTGTCAAGGGGCCGGGAAAAAACTGATCTTTATGTTTTTCTGACTCCTCATGTTATAGAAAATGCTGATGAAGCTTCTACGCTTTATCAAAAAAAGAAAGGTGAAATTGACAGTCTTGATAATGATGAAAAAGGCATTAAACTGTATAAAAAAAATGACGATGATCTTATGCCTTCACTGCCGGATTTTATAGAATAA
- the gspN gene encoding type II secretion system protein GspN — MPVQADSLLEGIQIKNIQALQNLSDYNLAGVLGGTIAYKGTRTSNIADGDISILNCIVELKTPFFNLKDLTFTQIDSKITLHNLQNLQIKETILKGSQAGGSISGTVTLKNPYEKSILNLSGTINPHPALIAKLGAMASLFLKQKQGSSGFPFKITGTLEKPDFSLK, encoded by the coding sequence ATCCCCGTACAGGCAGATTCCCTGCTGGAAGGCATACAGATAAAAAATATTCAGGCCTTACAAAATTTATCAGATTATAATCTCGCAGGGGTGCTGGGGGGCACAATAGCATATAAGGGAACCAGAACCAGCAATATTGCAGACGGAGATATCAGCATATTAAACTGCATTGTTGAATTAAAAACACCTTTTTTCAATCTCAAGGACCTGACTTTTACACAAATAGATTCAAAAATAACTCTTCATAATTTACAGAATTTACAGATTAAAGAAACAATACTAAAAGGAAGCCAGGCAGGAGGCAGTATTTCAGGAACTGTTACGCTGAAAAATCCCTATGAAAAAAGTATATTAAATCTCTCAGGTACAATTAATCCCCATCCTGCTCTTATTGCAAAGCTGGGAGCTATGGCATCTCTTTTTTTAAAACAAAAACAGGGCAGTTCAGGATTTCCTTTTAAAATAACAGGAACATTGGAAAAACCTGATTTTTCCTTAAAATAA
- the gspN gene encoding type II secretion system protein GspN, whose product MNTTKKRIFYLLYTITAIILFLYFLFPSNEIKKFIEYKASSIKPGYILEIEDADLALPLGISLHMLSILNSSELLIYMEQARIIPSLMSLAGSSPEFNIKAKAYEGTINTKVILKKMNKRITQISPYRQIPCWKAYR is encoded by the coding sequence ATGAACACAACAAAAAAACGGATTTTCTACTTACTTTACACAATTACAGCAATTATACTGTTTTTATATTTTCTTTTTCCCTCAAATGAGATCAAAAAGTTTATTGAATATAAAGCAAGCAGTATAAAACCAGGCTATATATTAGAAATTGAAGATGCTGACCTGGCACTGCCTCTGGGAATAAGCCTTCATATGCTCAGTATTCTTAACAGCAGTGAATTACTTATTTACATGGAACAAGCCAGGATAATACCTTCACTTATGTCTCTTGCAGGTTCAAGTCCTGAATTTAATATTAAAGCAAAGGCATATGAAGGAACCATTAATACAAAGGTAATCCTGAAAAAGATGAACAAAAGAATAACTCAGATATCCCCGTACAGGCAGATTCCCTGCTGGAAGGCATACAGATAA
- the gspC gene encoding type II secretion system protein GspC has product MFITKQYMTLLNILFITAAAYLGVNALYKTLTAQMDFHESDRISVYQAVDKNNEISRPLTYYNNITARNLFNTGDSAKAKTAEPVQPDVTLEKTKLNLKLWGTVTGDQNKAYAVIEDAKKRMQDLYRKGENIQEGVSVKQILREQVILTVNGKDEILAMEKSDTRIASAASPGIPSPRTPFAASTNSTNIALDRSVIENAINNVNNLMRDAKIRPHFKDGKPDGLTLSRIKRGSIFTKLGLRSGDIITGVDGKKIESVDDALKFYNSLKSSDNVLLEIKRRGQSQSIEYNIQ; this is encoded by the coding sequence ATGTTCATAACAAAACAATATATGACCCTGCTGAATATTTTGTTCATAACTGCTGCTGCATATCTGGGAGTTAATGCACTTTATAAAACTCTGACCGCCCAGATGGATTTTCATGAATCAGACAGAATATCAGTTTATCAGGCAGTAGATAAAAATAATGAAATCAGCCGTCCATTAACATATTATAACAACATAACTGCAAGAAATCTTTTTAATACCGGAGATTCTGCAAAAGCAAAAACTGCAGAACCTGTTCAGCCTGATGTAACCCTGGAAAAAACCAAGCTGAACCTTAAATTATGGGGAACAGTTACAGGGGATCAAAATAAGGCTTACGCAGTTATTGAAGATGCAAAAAAAAGAATGCAGGACCTTTACAGAAAAGGTGAAAACATCCAGGAAGGGGTGTCAGTAAAACAGATTCTCAGGGAACAGGTAATTCTTACTGTAAACGGCAAAGATGAAATTCTTGCAATGGAAAAATCTGATACCAGAATTGCAAGTGCCGCATCTCCTGGAATACCATCCCCCAGGACACCATTTGCAGCCAGTACAAATTCTACAAATATTGCCCTGGACAGATCAGTGATTGAAAATGCCATTAATAATGTAAACAACCTGATGAGAGATGCAAAAATAAGACCTCATTTTAAAGATGGAAAACCAGACGGCCTGACATTATCAAGAATAAAAAGAGGCTCTATTTTTACAAAACTTGGGCTGAGAAGCGGTGATATTATCACCGGAGTTGACGGCAAGAAGATTGAATCTGTGGACGATGCGCTTAAATTTTATAACAGCCTTAAATCATCCGACAATGTATTACTTGAGATTAAACGGAGAGGACAGTCTCAAAGTATTGAATACAATATTCAATAG
- a CDS encoding tetratricopeptide repeat protein, translating into MVRINSYLWRIIIKNIYIKSGLIILFLLFIPHESFSNEFIQISSNQQFKYAEQLFFQKNYSEAVFEYQRFIHFFPNDSRKQKAMFQIGMAYYNNRKYEDAVYAFKLLTEDNFNTKDFPVALVTQAYFMICESYIKQNDRGQAIAVLHNLLMLAKDQDIQDQSFYKLGWIYLESGLWEKAKFFFSKISLENKEKFRLAELSDKLNQANNISLKNPAIAGALSIIPGAGFLYCNRYRDALTAFLFNSGLMLAAYKAFDNENPALGSVISLVELGFYSGNFYGAVTSAHKYNRDSSKKFLDNIKENTKVKLSLDHQDKGIIFSLNYDF; encoded by the coding sequence ATGGTCAGGATAAATAGCTATTTGTGGAGAATTATTATCAAAAATATATACATAAAATCCGGACTGATTATTTTATTTCTGCTGTTTATTCCGCATGAGTCTTTTTCAAATGAATTTATCCAGATAAGTTCAAATCAGCAGTTTAAGTATGCAGAACAATTATTTTTCCAAAAAAATTACTCTGAAGCTGTCTTTGAATATCAAAGATTTATCCATTTCTTTCCAAATGATTCCAGGAAACAAAAGGCCATGTTTCAAATTGGCATGGCTTACTATAATAACAGGAAATATGAAGATGCTGTTTATGCTTTTAAATTGCTGACAGAGGATAATTTTAATACCAAAGATTTTCCGGTTGCTTTAGTTACGCAGGCATATTTCATGATATGCGAAAGTTACATCAAGCAAAATGATCGGGGCCAGGCCATAGCAGTTTTACATAATCTTCTTATGCTGGCAAAAGATCAAGATATTCAGGATCAGAGTTTTTATAAATTAGGATGGATTTATCTTGAATCAGGTTTATGGGAAAAAGCCAAATTTTTTTTCAGCAAAATAAGTTTAGAGAATAAAGAAAAATTTCGCCTTGCAGAACTGTCTGACAAACTTAACCAGGCAAATAATATTTCCTTAAAAAACCCTGCAATAGCAGGAGCTTTGTCCATAATTCCCGGAGCAGGTTTTCTGTATTGTAACAGATACAGGGATGCTTTAACTGCTTTTCTCTTTAACAGCGGATTAATGCTGGCTGCTTATAAGGCTTTTGATAATGAAAATCCTGCTTTAGGCAGTGTTATCTCACTTGTTGAACTTGGTTTTTATTCAGGTAACTTTTATGGGGCTGTTACAAGCGCTCATAAGTATAACAGGGACAGCAGTAAAAAGTTTCTTGATAATATAAAGGAAAATACTAAAGTCAAGCTTTCTTTAGATCACCAGGATAAGGGGATTATTTTTTCACTTAATTATGATTTTTAA
- a CDS encoding InlB B-repeat-containing protein yields MEKIRRSIAKLPILLLIAISVNVVMAGGAFGDIFWTNTSNAKFTTLSMSEGEIQTIRVRADVPAGKTLKAFTFNINYPGDKFQVLSVNKDSSDLSNVGEIIINPDPEEANNYPSSSGKIRVTGFDTIGVTGGAGVAVSLIDITVKGITQVVSGEFAIEVVDFGEDAANPIAVTSQKAAITVTSIASTEAKVYWTDTLGTQLDSIDMFIGQKKVIRLKAQIPEGKTLGAFKFTLPYTNAAIISVVDAVASIDSPIKHEYENTKFPSVNINNDTLAGKIIATGFTTQGIPGSDTISFIDVEIEAIDEGTSIFSIDVNNFGVSEGVEFKPLVTTPLTIKISKIIENENHQAYWTDAGGTKLTALTVPQGGTAFARLMATVPEGKTLGAYKFTLTYNSDFVDAAVVKTPNAAFPPNNINTATPGQIVINGFDTIGFKGSDVLAFIDVTMTWKAGGDFKLGIDPNNYGASATDEFLPAPVPLDVTVSPVVPPEPPVTTTYTVNFTAGENGLLEGNLIQTINSGSNTSAVTAVPNTGFAFLNWVDANGNIIGTENPLTINSVTSNMEITANFVEEFTVTFTAGANGSLEGTAVQTVAKGGSTTAVTAQPADGFRFLNWTGDYQSSDNPLVVNNVTSNMTITANFVDQDMNIVNFTAGPNGSVQGELSQAVELNGSTTAVTALADENYIFENWTGTGGFSSTDNPLIIDSVLSDMDITANFTAKPGTFFTITFKAGEHGSIIGNLIQNVEAGQSTTAVTAIPDYDYKLDTWTDAAGNIIGTTDSLTLNNVNAEMVITANFKVKAVDPDAPAKPVLTLPANGAKNVVFRPELKAGNYASPVGQAHGWTIWEVSTDNGFGETGLVYRIKTNADPNLDFSSLTLPDFILTEKGKTYYWRARYVDILNRESEWSDISQFTTAVENAEYQDGVPVAQTITADVLKAIFSASDMNGALFVKVLSGNGVIGIKGVENVEEIEWLKWISGSDLPVSELGNNLIFPKGFVTYKLKAKKPGDTVKIKLMIETDIIPSNAVWYAYNLIEGWDIVKVATASNRKYVTFQIQDGGFGDADGVRNGWIVDPIGYAVAKIPSCPDCDPEIIETGGGGSDTCFINTVSYGSSGLILMVMTFISAVSVFFGRKK; encoded by the coding sequence ATGGAAAAAATAAGAAGGTCCATTGCGAAGCTCCCCATATTGCTGCTGATTGCTATATCAGTTAATGTTGTTATGGCAGGCGGAGCCTTTGGTGATATATTCTGGACAAATACATCTAATGCAAAATTTACAACCCTGAGTATGTCTGAAGGTGAAATCCAGACAATTCGGGTCAGGGCAGATGTTCCTGCGGGTAAGACACTTAAAGCATTTACTTTTAATATCAATTATCCTGGTGACAAGTTTCAGGTGCTTTCTGTAAATAAAGATTCATCAGACCTATCTAATGTTGGAGAAATTATTATCAATCCAGACCCAGAAGAAGCAAACAATTATCCTAGTTCTTCAGGAAAGATCAGGGTTACTGGATTTGATACAATAGGCGTAACCGGCGGTGCTGGTGTAGCTGTATCGTTAATAGACATAACTGTCAAAGGCATAACCCAGGTGGTCTCGGGTGAATTCGCTATAGAAGTTGTGGATTTTGGTGAAGATGCTGCTAACCCTATTGCTGTTACATCGCAAAAAGCAGCAATAACTGTAACAAGTATAGCTTCGACAGAAGCAAAAGTTTACTGGACAGACACTTTAGGGACTCAACTTGATTCAATAGATATGTTTATCGGGCAGAAAAAAGTGATCCGTCTTAAAGCTCAAATTCCTGAAGGAAAGACACTTGGCGCGTTTAAATTCACTCTGCCTTATACTAATGCTGCAATCATTTCGGTAGTAGATGCTGTGGCAAGCATTGATAGTCCAATAAAACATGAGTACGAAAATACAAAATTTCCTTCAGTAAATATCAATAATGATACCCTTGCAGGAAAAATAATTGCAACCGGCTTCACAACACAAGGCATACCAGGGTCTGACACTATATCTTTTATTGATGTTGAAATAGAGGCTATTGACGAAGGAACTTCAATCTTTAGTATTGATGTCAATAATTTTGGAGTGTCTGAAGGTGTTGAGTTTAAACCACTTGTTACAACTCCCCTTACCATTAAGATCAGCAAGATTATTGAAAATGAAAATCATCAGGCCTACTGGACTGATGCTGGTGGTACTAAACTGACAGCCCTTACCGTACCCCAGGGCGGTACAGCTTTTGCCAGACTCATGGCAACAGTACCAGAAGGAAAGACACTTGGTGCATATAAATTTACACTGACTTATAATTCAGACTTTGTTGATGCTGCTGTAGTGAAAACCCCGAATGCAGCTTTTCCTCCAAACAATATCAATACTGCAACTCCTGGTCAGATAGTTATAAACGGTTTTGACACCATTGGCTTTAAAGGCTCAGACGTACTTGCATTTATTGATGTAACCATGACCTGGAAAGCCGGCGGAGACTTTAAATTGGGAATAGACCCCAACAATTACGGCGCAAGTGCTACAGATGAATTTCTGCCTGCACCTGTACCTTTAGATGTTACTGTTTCTCCGGTAGTGCCTCCAGAGCCGCCTGTTACAACAACCTATACTGTTAATTTTACAGCAGGTGAAAACGGTCTTCTTGAGGGTAATTTAATTCAGACAATAAATTCTGGAAGCAATACAAGTGCTGTTACAGCAGTTCCAAATACAGGATTTGCTTTCTTAAACTGGGTTGATGCTAATGGAAATATAATTGGAACTGAAAATCCCTTAACAATAAACAGCGTAACTTCAAACATGGAGATTACAGCTAACTTTGTTGAAGAGTTTACAGTTACATTTACAGCCGGGGCAAATGGCAGCCTTGAAGGAACTGCGGTTCAGACAGTTGCCAAAGGAGGCAGTACAACAGCAGTTACAGCACAGCCGGCTGATGGATTCAGGTTCCTGAACTGGACAGGTGATTATCAGTCATCAGACAACCCCCTGGTTGTTAATAATGTTACTTCCAATATGACCATAACTGCAAATTTTGTTGATCAAGACATGAATATTGTTAATTTCACAGCAGGGCCAAACGGAAGTGTTCAGGGAGAATTGAGCCAGGCAGTTGAACTAAACGGGTCAACAACAGCAGTTACAGCCCTGGCAGATGAAAATTATATTTTTGAAAACTGGACAGGAACCGGCGGATTTTCATCTACTGACAATCCTCTGATAATTGACAGTGTTTTATCTGATATGGACATTACAGCAAACTTTACTGCAAAACCAGGTACGTTTTTTACAATAACATTTAAAGCAGGGGAACATGGTTCTATAATCGGAAATCTTATCCAGAATGTGGAAGCAGGACAATCCACAACAGCGGTAACAGCAATTCCTGATTATGATTATAAACTTGACACCTGGACTGATGCTGCTGGAAATATTATTGGAACTACTGACTCGCTTACCCTTAATAATGTAAATGCTGAAATGGTAATTACAGCTAATTTTAAGGTAAAAGCTGTTGATCCTGATGCACCAGCAAAGCCTGTACTGACCCTTCCTGCAAACGGCGCTAAAAACGTTGTATTCAGGCCTGAACTGAAGGCTGGAAATTATGCCAGCCCTGTTGGACAGGCACACGGCTGGACAATATGGGAAGTGTCAACTGATAATGGTTTTGGCGAGACCGGCCTTGTTTACAGGATAAAAACAAATGCTGACCCAAATCTTGATTTCTCATCTTTAACACTGCCTGATTTTATTCTGACAGAAAAAGGGAAAACCTATTACTGGCGTGCAAGATATGTGGATATTCTTAATCGTGAATCTGAATGGTCAGATATTTCCCAGTTTACCACAGCAGTAGAAAACGCAGAATATCAGGATGGAGTTCCTGTTGCACAGACAATAACTGCTGATGTTCTTAAAGCAATATTCTCTGCATCTGACATGAACGGAGCTTTGTTTGTTAAAGTACTGTCAGGAAACGGTGTTATAGGTATCAAGGGAGTTGAGAATGTTGAAGAAATTGAATGGCTCAAATGGATCAGCGGCAGCGATCTTCCTGTGTCAGAGCTTGGAAATAACCTTATATTCCCTAAAGGCTTTGTTACCTATAAACTGAAAGCTAAAAAACCAGGCGATACTGTCAAGATCAAACTCATGATTGAGACAGATATTATTCCTTCAAATGCTGTATGGTATGCCTATAACCTTATTGAAGGCTGGGATATAGTTAAGGTTGCAACTGCTTCAAACCGTAAATATGTTACCTTCCAAATTCAGGACGGCGGTTTTGGAGATGCTGACGGAGTACGCAACGGCTGGATTGTAGATCCTATTGGATATGCAGTAGCTAAAATACCTTCATGTCCTGATTGTGACCCTGAAATTATAGAAACCGGAGGCGGCGGCAGTGATACATGTTTTATTAATACTGTTTCTTACGGCAGTTCAGGTTTAATACTGATGGTTATGACATTCATCAGTGCAGTATCTGTTTTCTTTGGAAGAAAAAAATAA
- the gspE gene encoding type II secretion system ATPase GspE: protein MKKTLSDILNEQAGISNEDFQEAVRVKKEKGGTIGDYLIRKKLITEKQLLEAFSTLYNIPFWNEIPVNMSASSLSGLIPIHFLKKHLLIALEKTKTDDNTQDTDDNHDSYIIINDPSSFQAIDDLAKIIGLKNYELVLSFKDVIFSAINFSYDMDRDSAEQLVQDMEDNESLIISEIESTADLLDDTSDAPIIKLVNHIISQAAKARASDIHIEPYQDSFKVRYRVDGILYDLLTPPKGIQAALISRIKVMSKMNIAEKRLPQDGRLQVKIGDQDIDVRISTIPTSFGERVVLRLLNKSSSLLELKELGLAPERLKLLEELVTSPNGIILVTGPTGSGKTTTLYAVLSSINKPDINIITIEDPVEYQLKGISQIQVNPKIDLTFARGLRSIVRQDPDVILVGEIRDKETAEIAVQSALTGHLVFSTLHTNDSASAITRLVDIGVEPFLISSSVVAVAAQRLIRVLCSECKEPYIPDEIMMKGIGITPEQLKGNPIYKARGCKNCFHTGYRGRMIIIEIMVMDQSLKTLILKTYDSNVIKSHAKNMVTLRQAGIQKVLYGLTTIEEVLRVTQQ, encoded by the coding sequence ATGAAAAAAACACTTTCAGATATATTAAATGAACAGGCAGGTATTTCTAATGAAGATTTCCAGGAAGCTGTCAGGGTTAAAAAAGAAAAAGGGGGTACTATAGGCGACTACCTTATCAGAAAAAAACTGATAACTGAAAAACAATTATTAGAAGCCTTCAGCACCCTTTACAACATACCTTTCTGGAATGAAATACCTGTAAACATGTCAGCAAGCTCTTTATCAGGTTTAATACCTATCCATTTTTTAAAAAAACATCTCCTGATTGCTTTGGAAAAAACAAAAACTGATGATAATACGCAGGATACAGATGATAATCATGATTCTTACATAATCATAAACGACCCTTCATCTTTTCAAGCCATAGACGATCTTGCTAAAATTATCGGTCTGAAAAACTATGAGCTTGTTCTTTCCTTTAAAGATGTTATCTTTTCAGCAATCAATTTTTCATATGATATGGACAGGGATTCAGCAGAACAGCTTGTGCAGGATATGGAAGATAATGAATCCCTGATTATCAGTGAAATTGAAAGCACAGCAGATCTTCTTGATGATACCAGTGATGCACCAATAATCAAGCTTGTAAACCATATTATCTCCCAGGCAGCCAAAGCAAGGGCAAGTGATATTCATATAGAACCTTATCAGGACAGCTTTAAAGTACGTTATCGTGTTGACGGAATATTATACGACCTGCTTACACCGCCCAAAGGAATCCAGGCAGCCCTGATCTCCAGAATCAAGGTTATGTCCAAGATGAATATAGCTGAAAAACGTCTGCCTCAAGACGGCCGCCTTCAGGTAAAAATCGGGGATCAGGATATTGATGTTCGTATATCAACAATACCGACCTCTTTTGGAGAACGTGTGGTTTTAAGGCTCTTAAACAAATCCAGTTCCCTGCTTGAACTTAAAGAACTCGGGCTGGCCCCTGAAAGACTGAAACTTCTTGAGGAACTTGTTACATCTCCAAATGGTATTATCCTGGTAACAGGGCCGACCGGAAGCGGAAAAACAACCACATTATATGCTGTTTTATCCTCAATAAACAAACCTGATATTAATATTATTACAATTGAAGACCCTGTTGAATACCAGCTTAAAGGTATCAGCCAGATCCAGGTTAATCCCAAGATTGATCTGACCTTTGCAAGGGGACTGCGCTCAATAGTCCGCCAGGATCCTGATGTAATCCTTGTAGGTGAAATCAGGGACAAGGAAACTGCTGAAATTGCTGTTCAGTCAGCCCTGACAGGTCATCTTGTTTTTTCCACCCTGCACACAAATGACTCTGCCAGTGCCATAACAAGACTGGTTGACATAGGGGTTGAGCCGTTTTTGATATCTTCTTCAGTTGTTGCAGTAGCAGCCCAGAGGCTTATCAGGGTGCTGTGCAGCGAGTGCAAGGAACCCTATATTCCTGATGAAATAATGATGAAAGGTATAGGAATCACCCCTGAACAACTTAAAGGAAATCCTATATATAAAGCCAGAGGATGTAAAAATTGTTTTCATACAGGTTATAGAGGCAGGATGATAATAATAGAGATTATGGTAATGGATCAAAGTCTTAAAACTCTGATACTTAAAACCTATGATTCAAATGTTATCAAGAGTCATGCCAAAAACATGGTAACACTCCGCCAGGCCGGTATTCAAAAGGTTCTATACGGCCTTACAACTATTGAAGAGGTATTAAGAGTTACCCAGCAGTGA